From the Ensifer adhaerens genome, the window ACGCGGGCCGCCAACGCCTGTAGCCATTGCGCCCGGCCGATCTCGCCACCGTCGTCGGAAACGGCGGCGTTGTTCGACATGTTCTGCGGCTTGAACGGCCGGACCTTCAAGCCCTGGTTGGCGGCGAGCCGGCAGAGCCCCGCCACCAATACCGATTTTCCGACATCAGAGCCGGTTCCCTGCAACATGATCCTGCGTGTCATGGAGCCATCGGTAACACTGAAACGGTCAGCGGCAAAGGTCTGTTTCGACACGATTTCGCCGCAATTGAACCCGGCTGCTCACGCATTGTTTCGGCCTTTCGCAAGGCTTGTCGAAAATGCCGCGGCCGGTAGCCAAAATGCGACATCGTGTGGCGAGTTTGGCATTCATTTTTTTGCGGTGCACACCTATATCAACGCCATAGCAACATGCACCGGAGGAATAGGCTTCCGGCTTCTCAAGGTTCACGTCCATGCTGTACATCTTCAGCAAGCAGAATTTCGTTCAGATCGCCTGGAACTCCAAGGTTCCGACCAGCCAGTCGCGCGTACGCAACCTTGTCGTTGACGCTCCCTTCGGTCCGCTCGGCGTCATCCGCACGTCGAACGTAGGCTAAGCCTGCGATCGGGGCACAATGCCCCTTCGAGCTCTCCTCCCAGAGCCTCCTCCACCGCCCCCTCCGGGGCGGTTTTTTTATGTCCGGCGATGGCCCTGAAATGCGAAGGCCGCATCAACCTCGCCAAGAGGGATGCGGCCGCCAAAAAACGCCTGGTCACTTCGGGGTAACGCACCGAAGGTTCGCTCCAAGTCCGGGACGCACTACCTGATCCGGACCTGCGGCAGTCCCCCGCCGCGAGAAGAACAATTAGCTGGACATCGTTACCGGATGGTTATTGAGGATTTAACCAAAGATGAATTCCGGCATTTTTTGAATTTTTTTCGCGACATGCGCGCCGATCTCCGTGGCGCAATCACGACAGGAAACGTCAGGATCTCGACAGGGTTGCGAGCGATGTGGCGCATGGCGCCATTTTTTGCGGCAGGAATTGTCGTTATTGCTTAAATTCGGCCTTTCTCATGCTCGAAAAGCGCCCTCCGACGATGTCGCAGACAGAACGCGCGAAGAGCTCCTTCAACCCGACCTTCCGATTGAAGAGGTTGATTTCTCAACGAGAATACTTAGGCTTGGCTGGCGGTATAAGAGGAGATTGGCTGGCGACAGGGTTCCGCGGCCAGGGCTGAAAAGAACTCCCGCACCGTCCGCAGCAAGGGTGAACCTTGGCTTGTTTGATGCCGAACCCAAGGCTGCATAGTTGCTCCGGGTGACGGAGGATGCTCGGCATCCCCCGTGGATTCCCGTTTGGATATTGGCTGCAAATAAAGACTGGGAGGTCTTGCAACATGAAGAAACTCCTCGCTTCCACCATTCTCGCCGCGGGCCTCTATGCCCTGGCGGGTTCCGCGCAGGCCGCGGAATGCGGTGAAGTCAGCATTGCCGAAATGAACTGGGCTTCCGCCGGCGTTGCCGCCCAGGTGGACAAATTCATTCTCGAAAACGGCTACGGCTGCACCGTGACGCTGGTCACTGGCGACACCATGCCGACCTTCGCCTCGATGAACGAAAAGGCGCAGCCCGACATGGCGCCGGAACTCTGGGTCAACGCCGTGCGCACGCCGCTCGACGCTGCGATCAAGGAAGGCCGCCTGATCGAAGCCGCCAAGATCTTGAGCGAGGGCGGCGTCGAGGGATGGTGGATCCCCAAATTCCTCGCCGACGCCCATCCGGACATCAAGACCGTGCAGGACGCATTGAAGCACCCGGAACTTTTCCCGGCACCCGAGGACTCGTCGAAGGCCGCCGTGCACAATTGCCCATCCGGCTGGAATTGCCAGGTCTCGACCGCCAATCTCTATAAGGCGCTGGATGCGGAAAAGGCCGGCTTCCTGCTGGTCGACACCGGCTCGGCCGCCGGCCTCGACGGCTCGATCGCCAACGCCTTCGAAAAGAAGACCGGCTGGCTCGGCTACTACTGGGCGCCGACCGCCATCCTCGGCAAGTACGAGATGACCCGCCTCTCCTTCGGCGTCGACCATGACAAGGCCGAATGGGACGCCTGCACGGCGGTCCCGGACTGCCCGGCCCCGAAGGTCAACTCCTATCCGGTCTCGGACGTCTTCACGGTCGTCACCAAGTCGTTCGCCGACAAGGCAAGCGTCGCCATGGATTACGTCAAGGCGCGCAAGTGGGACAACGGCACGGTCAACAAGGTGCTCGCCTGGATGGACCAGAACCAGGGCACCAACGAGGATGCTGCCAAGCACTTCCTCGCCGAGTTCCCGGATATGTGGACGCAGTGGGTGAGCCCGGAAGTCGCCGAAAAGGTCAAGGCGGCCCTCTGATACGAGACAAAGGCAGGCGCGTCGGCCGAGACGGCCGCCTGCCCGTTCCGGTGGAATCAACCGGAACAGGAACAATGCAGCGTTCTTGCGGGTTCCGTTTGAGCGCGCGTCGTTCCAGAGGCGGCGAAGCGTGGCCGTCCGCGTCGCAAACAGTAAAGCGGACGCCACATTTCGCTGACACAGTTTAAACGCCGGGCCCAAAGAGGCCACCCGAAGTGTTGCGCAGGCATCGATGGAGATCGACGCCGGGATGCGACCGGCGCGACAAAAGACTTCCGGCCAAGAAGGGGAAACATATGGCATCCATCTGCAGTGTCTTGCCAGCTTTGCTTTGCAAGTTCCCTGCCATTGACGAGAGCACGATCCGCCTGGCACGCAAGACCGTCGACGACGGTTTCAAGGGCTTCGTCCGATCCTACGGCAACGCCATCGACACGGTGGTGCAACCGCTTCAATGGTTTCTGAACTATCTCGAAAGCCTGTTCGTCGGTTCGCCCTGGATCGTGATCCTGGCACTCATGATCGCGGTCGTCTATTTCGGCAGCCGCAACATCGCGATCACCATTGGAACAGCATTGTCGATGATTTTCATCGGCCTTGTCGGGCTTTGGAACGACACGATGATCACGCTTGCGATGGTCACCGTCTGCACGCTGATATCGATCCTGATCGGCATTCCGATCGGCATCCTGATGGCGCGCTCGGACCGGGTGCAGGCCTTCGTCAACCCGGCCCTCGACGTCATGCAGACGATGCCGAGCTTCGTCTATCTGATCCCCGTCGTCATGGTCTTCGGCATCGGCAAGGTGCCGGGCCTGATTGCGGTGGTTATCTATGCCGTGCCGCCGATGATCCGGCTCACCAATCTCGGCATTCGCCTCGTCGACAAGGAAGTGCTGGAAGCGGCCGACGCCTTCGGCTCGTCCGGATGGCAGAAACTGAAGAACGTGCAGATGCCGCTGGCCCTGCCGACCATCATGGCCGGCATCAACCAGACAATCATGATGTCGCTGGCGATGGTCGTCGTCGCATCGATGATCGGCGTCGGCGGCCTCGGCAAGAACGTGCTGCAGGCGATCGCCAACCAGTTCTTCACCGTCGGCTTCCTCAACGGCTTTGCCCTTGTCGGTATCGCCATCATTTTCGACCGTACCAGCCAGGCCTTCGGCAAGCGGCTGCAAAAGCACTCGGAGGTTATCCATGGCTAGTCACGCGATCGAGGTGAAGAACCTCTACAAGATCTTCGGCCCCCGCGGCGGCGACTTTGTCGACGCCGTCAAGAAAGGCCTGGGCAAGGCCGATCTCAACGAGAAGCACGGCCACGTGCTCGGCCTTCAGGACATCAACATCTCCATGCCCGCCGGCAGCGTCATGGTGGTCATGGGTCTCTCAGGCTCCGGCAAGTCGACGCTGATCCGCCACATCAACCGGCTGATCGACCCGACCGCGGGCGAAGTGCTCTATGACGGCGTCGACGTCTGCAAGATGAACGACAACGACCTTAGGGAATTCCGCCGCCACAAGACGGCGATGGTATTCCAGAAGTTCGCGCTGCTGCCGCACCGCACCGTGCTCG encodes:
- a CDS encoding ABC transporter substrate-binding protein is translated as MKKLLASTILAAGLYALAGSAQAAECGEVSIAEMNWASAGVAAQVDKFILENGYGCTVTLVTGDTMPTFASMNEKAQPDMAPELWVNAVRTPLDAAIKEGRLIEAAKILSEGGVEGWWIPKFLADAHPDIKTVQDALKHPELFPAPEDSSKAAVHNCPSGWNCQVSTANLYKALDAEKAGFLLVDTGSAAGLDGSIANAFEKKTGWLGYYWAPTAILGKYEMTRLSFGVDHDKAEWDACTAVPDCPAPKVNSYPVSDVFTVVTKSFADKASVAMDYVKARKWDNGTVNKVLAWMDQNQGTNEDAAKHFLAEFPDMWTQWVSPEVAEKVKAAL
- a CDS encoding ABC transporter permease, whose product is MASICSVLPALLCKFPAIDESTIRLARKTVDDGFKGFVRSYGNAIDTVVQPLQWFLNYLESLFVGSPWIVILALMIAVVYFGSRNIAITIGTALSMIFIGLVGLWNDTMITLAMVTVCTLISILIGIPIGILMARSDRVQAFVNPALDVMQTMPSFVYLIPVVMVFGIGKVPGLIAVVIYAVPPMIRLTNLGIRLVDKEVLEAADAFGSSGWQKLKNVQMPLALPTIMAGINQTIMMSLAMVVVASMIGVGGLGKNVLQAIANQFFTVGFLNGFALVGIAIIFDRTSQAFGKRLQKHSEVIHG